The Cicer arietinum cultivar CDC Frontier isolate Library 1 chromosome 1, Cicar.CDCFrontier_v2.0, whole genome shotgun sequence genome contains the following window.
GTTTGTCAGGAGCTGCCACTCTGGACGCAGGGATCCATTCCTACACAAGTCAATAACAGGGTTGAGAACTGTATTCTCTCCTTAGCTTCAGTAGGGCTCAATTACTGAGATGTTTGGACATCTAAGCCCAAAAAATCACCATAATAATTATGTGTACTTGTATAGAAAATCGCAAACCCAATAGATAGAAGAAATATAAGGCATTACATACCTCAAGTTTCTCCTCGTCATCTGCGTCCATCAGATCATCATACTGAACCTTCAGCTGTTTCTGAGTCATACTCAAGATTTTACACCTAAACCAGCATCCTCGAATGCCACTATCTTGACAGAGAAACTCTATCTTTTCATTGACTTTAAAAGGCAGTTGAGGCTTAGGTCCAATAACCTTAATACCCATTGTTTTTCTCGACAGTTTAAGTTTTAGACTTGGGTATTTTGGTTCACCTTTTGACATCTCATTTGTAGGAGAAGAGTTTTGCAGACCAGAAGAACCTTTATCAGGTGCCGGATAGTCTATAGAACTTCTATTCCTCTTATTGCTGGACCTCAAAGGATCATCTTGAGTGAAGTTCTCATCATCTTCTGCGTGCAATTTTGGACAGTTCGCCTTTCTTTTCGAAAGAGTAGGGCTATCCAAACTAGAAAGTATAGACTGGTTACTATAACCGCGCAACTTAGTAAGTGCGAAGGGTTTAAGCTTATTATTCTTAAGCTGCCTATAGCATATATGAATCTCAGATAAGGAGGTGTTTGACACATCAGCTTGGTATTTCTCGTAATGCTTAGGAGTCATAACTGTTGCAGGACCGTTGACACACTCAGCACTAATCACCTGAACATTATGTGTGATGAAAACCTCACCCTCTTGAAGTTCCAGCTCTGGCATCACATTCTTAACTTCCTCACCACGGTGAAACCAACGCACCTTCAcccttttttgtttctttttgtcttCATACATGTCTTCCAAGTAACCAAGATAGTGATTTTCCTCTTCAGACATAATGTACACAAATGAATGAACctataaattagaaataaacaTTTCAGAATCATAAGATTACCCCCTTCACCCAGGAAAAATCAATGAAACAAAGAATGGAGCGAAATAACTAAGATGGAATGGAACGACATAAAAATAGTCTTCTTACATATATGGTTGTCCCGTTCCTGTAAAACCCTGAGTAGTGCTTTAGCTGTTTAGCACAAAACCAAGCTAGGCCTGACCATTCAATATCGGAACTTTGAAACCTCAGTTTCCTAGAAATCTGCAATACAGGAAAGACAGACACGGCGAACTAATCATGTCATACGAAGATACAAAGGGAACTAATGAGAGATGGATTTAATTAGACATCATTTTTCTATACCATTTTATCaagtaatttctttttattagcATTGATTCCATCTGCTAATATATCGATAGATCCTGCAGCTTGAGCTGAATCATCCAGCTCCGCACCTGTCAAAAAATTTGAGGTTGCTCAGAATTTTTTTCTTCCCATAACAAGAATAAAAGCGGTTCAAAGAGGATTAATAGACCATGTTGTGGCAAAACAAAGGCACGGCAAAAAATAATAGTATCCATAAATATCAGAAGGAGATATGCATTAAAAGAGCCTCCAACATTTTATTTAGACACACTTAACTCCTCCagacaataaataattatttgccAATTGATCAAAGGATACCATATCAAATTAAGTCAAACTTGcatccaaataaaaagaagaaaataacaGGCAATCGATGTTATGAGACTAATTTTACAACTACCGCAATCCCAATGCAGCAACCTTACCGTGGATCAAGACTCAAGACTTGGGAGAAAACAtaataagaaagaaaattattagGTTTAAATCTCCAAAAGTAAATTGATCAGCAGAATACCGATTCAACCATGTCTAATACATtgattgtaaataaaaaatggaataaaataaaatcaacagaTCCCCAGATATAAATTCAGAACACAGATCTTAAACATTATAACAGATCAAAGAAATCACAAAGTCTGGCAAAGATGGAAAGAGAAGGAAGTTAATCAACAAAATGAACAGTACCCATTTCCTCTTCCAGAAAACGCCTGACATCGAAACACATCTCTCCCCCACCAATATGTATCCTTTACTGTACGCAGCGAAAGCCTCGACGATATCGAAGAAGCACAAGCTTGTGAAATTTCACAATGTAATGCGTTTTCTGAACGGCTTTATAGTAGTGCGTCAGTGGACTTTGAAACAGCCGAGGAAAAGGTATTACGTCACGTTACAAACAAGCAATATTTCATTGACGTGCTGCCAAAGTTAAAGATGGACTATTATTGTTTGGGCTGGGCTTAATAAACCTAGAATAAATAGTCTGTATGACTTGGATTCAGTCATTGTATGATATATTTTGAGTAATTCCTCAACCCTAAAACCCTAGTTCTCTTATTATTACCACAATCTTCCTCATTCTTAATCTTAATTCTTATTGTTTTTTTCTGCCTGTTCTGCCTTGCAGTGGCAGCTGGTAAAGATGTGATATAAGCTATAACTTGATTTTCCTGTCAATCTACATAAATTGTTTTAGTCACAAGGGCCGATTACATTTCTAAACTATGCCGTTTCCAACTATGAGTACAACTTGATGCAATGTCGTGATGTATTCAGTTAGAATACCTCATAAATCAGGCTAGTCTTGTAAATTGCGGATCGCGGAAAATAGCGGTTTGCTCAAATTCCGCTATGGTACAGCACCGCTATAGCGGCTACTTGACAACACTTATCAAGCTCccaagaaaggaaaaaataattaatatttgacTGTTAAAATAATCCATGGTTTcataaattacattaacaaaacAACATGCCATAAACTAGTATAAAAAAACCAAACCAATCACGATTGCTCTCGCATTTGTTTCACTACCATGAATACAACAACAACTATGGATACTAAAATGGTGATTATTAATCATCCATGAtaccaaatatttaaatttaaaaatatagaatataaatatCATATGATTGTGCTCAtggaacataaaaaaaaaaaaaacatttagtaTGATAGCTAttctatttgaaaaataaaccaATTCAGTCAACAAATAATCAAAAGGCTCACAGTTTCGAAATCTTTTTAACCCTCATTGTGAGTCGTAAATATGAATATTCAAACACAACATTCTACAAATAAGATGTACAGAATACAACTTTCAACTTCGCGATCATGAATCAACAACAATAGAAACAACAATCAAAGCCGAAACTTTATGTTGAGTAAGATAGAGAACACTTGGCAACCTACGTAAAACCTCATTAAGTCCTAATAACATAGACAGTGGTTTTAAATTGTAGTCCGTAACCGCAATTGCAAGGTACAGGCTTTTAAGGTCTTCGCAACTGCATCGATACCGGTACCACAACTACATATACCACATTGGTTCACAATTTTCTACAATATCAATAACCGTTACGTAATCACAACCGCTATCACAATTGAAAGCCTTTGCATGGATCAACAATGAAAGTGATCATGGAAACATCTTTTGTAGCCAACAAATACATATACAATTAATACAGCATGGACATGACCGAATTCTTTGAAGGATAACTCGTTGGAAGAAGTACATAATGTGGTTGATAATGAAGAAGTCAGGTAGCATACAGCAGGTGCACATGAACTCGGgtatatagaaaataataataaccttCCAAACAAAAAATCTCAAGAGCACAAAAACCATTCATACAGTAAACATAATTCAGAACTTGCAC
Protein-coding sequences here:
- the LOC101515146 gene encoding uncharacterized protein; the protein is MSSDEVDPVFVSWEEKVICQERGNRVIHFYLKHVSGISVLSVVGTERSVRHMMYVVPQQFLQAYGSTTSAFKWRARREVVDWLNHLVSRNQSHHAGAELDDSAQAAGSIDILADGINANKKKLLDKMISRKLRFQSSDIEWSGLAWFCAKQLKHYSGFYRNGTTIYVHSFVYIMSEEENHYLGYLEDMYEDKKKQKRVKVRWFHRGEEVKNVMPELELQEGEVFITHNVQVISAECVNGPATVMTPKHYEKYQADVSNTSLSEIHICYRQLKNNKLKPFALTKLRGYSNQSILSSLDSPTLSKRKANCPKLHAEDDENFTQDDPLRSSNKRNRSSIDYPAPDKGSSGLQNSSPTNEMSKGEPKYPSLKLKLSRKTMGIKVIGPKPQLPFKVNEKIEFLCQDSGIRGCWFRCKILSMTQKQLKVQYDDLMDADDEEKLEEWIPASRVAAPDKLGMRCLGRLTVRPRPPEFAKVHTFEIGAAVDAWCGDGWWEGVITAVDVSETGTLQVYSPGEEKFLLVEKNDIRISRDWIDDRWLDILGKPDICSFLSSNADSRTKLAANSAVVDGSMNGGSAITESKVSPIAKADVAEKVEPESSGLEALNAGMKRMTLWKPPLHAIHEDEDNDNSGGRCDGNTDNVDDEIKPLHAIDKDRDRNSGSSSDEGTENNGNDVDNTGGDGSEEKLAMEENFGCSEPKLDAAGAIQVT